The following proteins are encoded in a genomic region of Oncorhynchus masou masou isolate Uvic2021 chromosome 32, UVic_Omas_1.1, whole genome shotgun sequence:
- the LOC135525564 gene encoding F-box only protein 30-like, with the protein MDELHTHCLNCVNRRCMIRTETGMSCDLIGCPLVCGAVFHSCKEEEHHLLCPFERVPCLNTGFGCPFTIPRIKMAKHLETCPASVVCCTMEWNRWPVSYSDRKSYEHLSNVEVVEQLDMALALQDQRMLLESLRVTTNTSKNRSSKSAEETCYKIADVMSSVPETDISNGTVEMDEAAALTNGVVEMDEAAALTNGVVEMDEAAALTNGVVEMDEAAALTNGVVEMEDDDESYSEVHKIKLAATLAVLRSAKDIDLISVNVENGEREGVLHREEDSDNDNHNDLKNVEMKASDTESGCELGAVGGVDCGFGTDGQGDESYWIESPEEVEKDHVMGLAEVGCPPLSNGFKHEGDNQNRLRQREWMDLSRSPPRRSEVNRFSDFRLVMPYLSMPNIVAPLETSGPHPPPLPIHLPLPMPLPNLEPYNVLQHLPLEIEDRWLERKLQNLQVLRGMSVFTFNGRRALMSDPYLFRAKMEDKSVDTSDLEVTDDPLGLHGIDLITAALLFCLGDSPGGRSISDSRFVDGYHVDFGTQTFSFPSAILATNTMVGDIASASACDHASPQLSNPSPFHSLRLDLVLECVARYQTKQRTMFTFVCGQLFRRDEFSSHFKNVHGDIHAGLNGWLEHRCPLAYYGCTYSQRRFCPSVQGSRIIHDRHLGSFGVRPDMPPQNGDKTLPRNACRFGSTCDHLSSLPFELQQYVASFLDGFSLCQFSRVSRTMRDVCGSLLQSRGMVVLLWENTRRPDGSSSWQIQNKVWRFSTAFGTVKEWKFANITSMADHLKKCKFNTITCRDEAIPLPCMCLSRELTKEGRSLRSVLKPVL; encoded by the exons ATGGATGAGCTCCATACCCACTGCCTGAACTGTGTGAACCGGAGGTGTATGATTCGCACAGAGACTGGTATGTCCTGTGATCTCATTGGCTGTCCTCTTGTCTGTGGGGCAGTCTTCCACTCCTGTAAAGAGGAGGAGCATCATTTACTATGCCCGTTTGAAAGAGTGCCTTGCCTCAACACTGGATTTGGGTGCCCTTTCACTATCCCCCGGATTAAGATGGCTAAACACCTTGAGACGTGCCCGGCCAGTGTGGTGTGTTGCACCATGGAGTGGAACCGTTGGCCTGTGAGCTATTCAGACCGGAAGTCCTATGAGCATTTGAGCAATGTTGAAGTGGTGGAGCAGCTAGACATGGCCCTGGCTCTGCAAGATCAGAGGATGCTACTGGAGTCTCTTAGAGTCACCACCAACACGTCAAAGAACAGATCTAGTAAATCGGCTGAGGAAACATGTTACAAGATCGCTGATGTAATGTCAagtgtaccagagactgacattAGTAATGGAACCGTTGAAATGGATGAGGCTGCTGCTTTGACTAATGGAGTGGTTGAAATGGATGAGGCTGCTGCTTTGACTAATGGAGTGGTTGAAATGGATGAGGCTGCTGCTTTGACTAATGGAGTGGTTGAAATGGATGAGGCTGCTGCTTTGACTAATGGAGTGGTTGAAATGGAAGATGATGATGAGTCTTATAGTGAGGTACACAAAATAAAGTTAGCGGCTACCTTGGCCGTCCTCAGAAGTGCCAAGGACATAGACTTGATCAGTGTAAATGTTGAAAACGGTGAGAGAGAAGGGGTTCTCCATAGGGAAGAGGACAGTGATAATGATAATCATAATGATTTGAAGAATGTAGAGATGAAGGCAAGTGACACAGAGTCGGGCTGTGAGCTCGGAGCAGTGGGCGGAGTGGACTGTGGATTTGGAACAGACGGGCAGGGAGACGAGAGCTATTGGATAGAGTCTCCAGAGGAAGTGGAGAAGGACCATGTGATGGGTCTTGCTGAGGTGGGTTGTCCTCCTCTCAGTAATGGTTTCAAGCATGAAGGAGACAACCAAAATCGCTTGAGACAGCGTGAGTGGATGGATCTGAGCAGATCTCCACCCAGACGCTCTGAAGTCAACAGGTTTTCAGACTTCAGGCTGGTGATGCCTTATCTCTCCATGCCTAATATAGTAGCACCCCTGGAGACCTCTGGGCCCCACCCTCCACCACTACCCATCCACTTGCCTCTTCCCATGCCTCTCCCAAATCTGGAGCCCTACAATGTGCTCCAGCATCTGCCCTTGGAGATAGAAGACAGGTGGCTGGAGAGGAAACTTCAGAACCTCCAGGTGCTCAGGGGGATGAGTGTGTTTACATTTAACGGGCGCAGGGCTCTGATGTCTGACCCCTATCTGTTCAGAGCCAAAATGGAGGACAAGTCAGTGGACACCTCAGACCTGGAGGTAACTGACGATCCATTGGGGCTCCATGGAATCGACCTGATCACGGCAGCACTGCTCTTCTGTCTGGGGGACTCCCCTGGGGGCCGCAGCATCTCAGACAGCAGGTTTGTAGACGGCTACCACGTCGACTTTGGTAcccagactttctccttcccctcGGCAATACTGGCCACTAACACCATGGTGGGGGATATCGCCTCAGCGTCGGCCTGTGATCACGCCAGCCCTCAGctctccaaccccagccccttccactctctccggCTGGACCTGGTTCTGGAGTGCGTGGCCCGTTACCAGACCAAGCAGCGCACCATGTTCACCTTCGTGTGTGGACAGCTGTTCCGCAGGGACGAGTTCTCTTCGCATTTCAAAAACGTTCACGGGGACATCCACGCCGGCCTGAACGGCTGGCTGGAGCACCGCTGTCCCCTGGCCTACTACGGCTGCACCTACTCCCAGAGACGCTTCTGTCCCTCTGTTCAGGGCTCCAGGATCATCCATGACAGACACCTGGGCTCGTTTGGGGTGCGGCCCGACATGCCTCCCCAGAACGGCGATAAAACCCTCCCCAGGAATGCCTGTCGGTTCGGGTCCACCTGCGACCACCTGAGCTCCTTGCCCTTTGAGCTGCAACAGTATGTGGCCAGTTTCCTGGATGGCTTCAGCCTGTGCCAGTTTTCCAGGGTCTCTCGGACAATGAGGGATGTGTGTGGCAGTTTACTGCAGTCCAGAGGCATGGTGGTGCTGCTCTGGGAGAACACACGAAGGCCTGATGGGTCATCCTCATGGCAGATCCAAAACAAG GTGTGGCGATTTAGCACAGCCTTCGGTACAGTGAAGGAGTGGAAGTTTGCCAACATCACCAGTATGGCCGACCATCTGAAGAAGTGCAAGTTTAACACCATCACCTGTCGGGACGAGGCCATCCCTCTGCCCTGCATGTGCTTATCCAGAGAGCTCACCAAAGAGGGACGCTCACTGCGCTCAGTCCTCAAGCCGGTATTATGA